Proteins from one Maniola hyperantus chromosome 25, iAphHyp1.2, whole genome shotgun sequence genomic window:
- the LOC117993866 gene encoding putative uncharacterized protein DDB_G0271606 — MKEFLTLVSLLLSGVVAEGPYAPSGWRPDGPAFVIPERTQFVAPQQQQYLPPVDPRRPLTPNNFDEGDVSVQGLPSIEPQAIFEVSPINGQQYTGPSINADIGRLNPSFQQAQYQQQLEKARQFARQREFENRLARVPNNGLPNQQSPRQFASQTTTTTTSRPEFRTTQAETTTEALNLNEGEISDDERKVDTKYQKDKVAVEVTKQNLQEYPPEIFLNPLAQLKLQPQFVPLQQFGQLRAPLFYQPAQLQDGRSTGFDGPAHLTALPSVLAQRELLAQQAQNQGQGFAQNPIIVQQGPAFVQEPINQYRPVQRVQPVLPIQPVDPAQNEEPDQNDERDVEPLERQPKQGQNFPKIQAQKVILQRQQINQIQYQQPQFQFQPQPIQLQPQAVQPNQFPQPQVQYQPQAQFQVQPQSAQPNQYPQPQLQFQPQPAQPDQFQQPQLQFQPQPIQPNQFPQTQLQFQPQPVQPNQFPQPQLQFQPQPQPKQFLQPERPKDVEEIEPTDQQVVYQNYQPQFYQAQFQPNQYQSPEQPLFVAQPQQQVSYQNQEQFYQNQYPQQQYPQQAPPQDGQPLQSGLDINQQGNDIEQAEEQDNDQEEEGPRVTAVATAFGTRTQPRVFAQYGAPIPKVQEDPRYQTTTESAAREEPQNEDAPAVAQATAVATGRRNAKLRSRRVRPIFTLDRSGHLVLAQQQ, encoded by the exons ATGAAG GAATTTTTAACATTGGTGTCCTTGCTGTTGAGCGGTGTGGTGGCAGAAGGTCCGTACGCACCAAGTGGCTGGAGACCTGATGGACCTGCTTTTGTTATACCGGAGAGGACACAGTTTGTG GCACCCCAACAGCAACAGTATTTACCACCAGTGGACCCGAGAAGACCTCTAACACCGAACAATTTCGACGAAGGCGACGTGTCAGTTCAAGGCCTGCCCAGCATCGAACCTCAGGCAATATTTGAAGTGTCACCAATCAACGGCCAGCAGTACACTGGACCGAGCATCAATGCTGATATTGGAAGGTTAAACCCCAGTTTTCAACAAGCACAG TACCAGCAACAACTAGAAAAGGCACGTCAATTCGCAAGGCAGAGAGAGTTTGAGAACAGGCTAGCCAGGGTCCCAAACAACGGATTACCAAACCAGCAATCACCAAGACAATTCGCTTCACAAACAACTACTACTACAACCTCAAGACCTGAATTTAGAACAACCCAAGCTGAAACAACTACTGAGGCTTTAAATTTGAATGAAGGAGAAATTTCAGACGATGAAAGGAAGGTTGACACAAAATACCAAAAAGACAAAGTCGCTGTAGAAGTTACAAAACAAAACCTGCAAGAATATCCACCTGAGATATTTCTAAATCCTCTGGCTCAGTTGAAATTACAGCCACAGTTCGTACCTTTGCAACAATTTGGCCAACTCAGAGCACCTTTATTTTACCAACCTGCCCAGTTACAAGATGGCCGATCAACAGGCTTTGATGGACCTGCTCATCTAACAGCCTTACCGTCAGTGTTGGCTCAGCGAGAGTTATTGGCGCAACAGGCTCAAAATCAAGGCCAAGGCTTTGCCCAAAATCCTATAATAGTTCAACAAGGACCTGCTTTTGTTCAGGAACCGATTAATCAATATCGACCTGTCCAACGTGTACAACCCGTCCTACCTATCCAACCGGTAGACCCTGCTCAAAACGAGGAACCTGATCAAAATGATGAACGTGATGTTGAACCTCTGGAAAGACAACCTAAACAAGGTCAAAACTTCCCCAAAATTCAAGCGCAGAAGGTCATTTTACAGCGTCAACAAATTAATCAGATTCAATACCAACAGCCCCAATTTCAATTCCAACCTCAACCGATACAACTGCAACCGCAAGCGGTGCAACCAAATCAATTCCCACAACCTCAAGTTCAATATCAACCTCAAGCACAGTTCCAAGTTCAACCACAATCAGCCCAACCTAATCAATACCCACAGCCGCAATTGCAATTCCAACCTCAACCGGCTCAGCCAGATCAATTCCAACAACCACAGTTACAGTTCCAACCTCAGCCTATTCAACCAAATCAATTCCCTCAAACGCAGTTGCAGTTCCAACCTCAACCTGTTCAACCAAATCAATTCCCACAGCCACAATTGCAGTTCCAGCCTCAACCGCAGCCAAAGCAATTCTTACAACCAGAACGACCAAAAGACGTTGAAGAAATCGAACCAACCGATCAACAAGTCGTCTACCAAAACTATCAACCTCAGTTCTACCAAGCGCAGTTCCAACCAAATCAATATCAGAGTCCTGAACAACCTTTATTTGTAGCTCAACCCCAGCAACAAGTTTCTTATCAAAATCAAGAGCAATTTTACCAAAATCAGTATCCTCAGCAGCAATATCCTCAACAAGCTCCTCCTCAAGATGGCCAACCTTTACAAAGTGGTCTAGATATTAACCAACAAGGAAATGACATTGAACAAGCAGAAGAAcaagataatgatcaagaggaAGAAGGTCCTAGGGTTACTGCGGTCGCCACAGCCTTCGGCACAAG aaccCAGCCCCGTGTGTTCGCTCAGTACGGAGCTCCGATACCTAAAGTGCAGGAAGATCCTAGGTACCAGACTACCACTGAATCAGCAGCACGGGAAGAA CCTCAAAACGAAGATGCACCAGCAGTGGCCCAAGCAACAGCTGTAGCTACAGGGAGGAGAAACGCAAAACTCAG GAGCCGCCGAGTTCGACCGATTTTCACGTTGGACCGATCTGGACATTTAGTGCTAGCCCAACAACAATAA
- the LOC117993961 gene encoding uncharacterized protein produces the protein MPKSKNDHIEKTAKLIFKNSRNTINTYSKTYSGASQTYTKSLILQLKQNIPNAEYYQENGRVKRDLSIETDICILRGYYKKRRNRLINHGTVSTKSKYSVNRTEIDTIDEFKYDSSACGDSKGSMKLKNAYFNINLTSFVVRNLKKLLNDWVKKYLLDNDETKEKIETVLDSILHKLDLQMKNTVSSRTYTVDIEVIDQEQNQLSHHIKSQAAKQGSLSVPLVGKGFRILSTLSVPKNINRPKPTKRSWSQLNKIRHKKILLSTNGSSKYLFTSSSLNFLTLPTNCLTKRCATYQQDISGNNKNQQKCVVTREQLNGFENFDSFTAIAGNSAFDTIPSIYKNIYKELRYKEHHEFRTNNRNKKNEHEHDNSEPLVPSDFKNQIYGFVKNKQIQETEQTNSLMRASVDKKVKKVTRRTKKSISRLRKYKNIKSKKFTYYFRKSKYHTQREKDLLYHFQSIFKIISSHKCRDVKLDIHVNVFPLSDSKTEKDAVNTCEYSYPLISGNLNTQVNPKIVYGDSVPHEHNIIPLLDGAVSQAKYIINREISTGSSGNNIPRDNTANNHIAKNSEIAQEISEIKTMIKSLTSTTEKLVKEHLTKKSTTKNIPISHYANTNDVNNLAKPSVGVQFSNRFVKDDVIGSGIKLKKDPKKKHREYNPRLIKRSTSYNIIDSESILKVTDMTSAAQGETNVRSRVDKALTCSLPKSKSLFEVSCSKCDENSSVINCDEMMNLQEYVYNVCERKNKPHTPDGDTLQYVKPPCNEGNTKVEQQLECTQNIESVERNDDEKQSSTIFIDIEPKTKTHDEAGNTFHKDINQDKALDIDASDDTLTRINSESSQNDSTSTKTIPSVVEIPIKISAKEPTSAHTLIQTQNETPELSQTSNETTHQTLTPSSELINQTEPCNIYYQPTRNREEVKSTLLDTIINNELIDELMSKIKVEGNAVIVEEFPLKSLKSRVKITKVNDSFEIIKSPID, from the exons ATGCCTAAGTCAAAGAACGATCACATAGAGAAAACAGCGAAGTTAATATTCAAAAACTCGAGAAACACTATCAATACATATTCAAAGACGTATTCCGGCGCATCGCAGACTTACACAAAAAGTCTAATTCTACAACTAAAACAGAATATACCCAACGCAGAATACTATCAAGAAAATGGCAGAGTTAAACGAGATTTAAGCATAGAAACAGATATTTGCATTTTGAGAGGATACTATAAGAAAAGAAGAAATAGATTAATTAACCATGGAACCGTTTCCACGAAATCTAAGTATTCTGTTAATCGTACTGAAATAGATACTATCGATGAATTTAAATATGACAGCAGTGCTTGTGGGGACAGTAAAGGAAGTATGAAATTAAAGAatgcatattttaatataaatctaACCTCATTCGTTGTACGGAACCTAAAGAAACTGTTGAATGACTGGGTTAAAAAATACTTGTTGGATAATGACGAGACAAAAGAAAAAATCGAAACGGTTCTCGATTCAATATTACATAAGTTAGACCTTCAAATGAAAAATACAGTCTCTTCACGTACCTACACTGTAGATATAGAAGTAATAGATCAAGAACAAAATCAATTATCTCATCACATAAAATCCCAAGCTGCTAAACAAGGAAGTCTAAGTGTACCTTTAGTTGGTAAAGGCTTTAGGATTTTGTCCACCCTGAGTGTCCCTAAAAACATAAATAGGCCTAAACCTACAAAGCGTTCCTGGAGCCAATTGAACAAAATTCGTCATAAAAAGATTTTACTTTCGACTAATGGATCAAGCAAGTATCTATTTACTTCTTCAAGTTTAAACTTTTTAACACTTCCAACGAATTGTTTGACAAAACGTTGTGCCACGTACCAACAAGACATTTccggaaataataaaaatcaacaaaaatgTGTTGTTACACGAGAACAGCTTAATGGTTTCGAAAATTTTGACAGTTTTACAGCAATTGCAGGAAATTCAGCATTTGATACGATTCCAAGTATTTATAAGAATATATACAAAGAACTTAGGTATAAAGAACATCATGAATTCAGAACCAACAATCGAAATAAAAAGAATGAACATGAACATGATAATAGTGAACCATTAGTGCCTAGTGATTTTAAGAATCAAATTTAtggttttgttaaaaataagcaAATACAAGAAACAGAACAGACCAATTCCTTAATGAGAGCAAGTGTTGATAAAAAAGTAAAGAAAGTTACTAGAAGGACTAAGAAAAGCATTTCAAGATTgcgtaaatataaaaatatcaaatcaaAAAAGTTTACATATTACTTTAGGAAATCAAAATACCATACCCAACGAGAAAAAGATCTGTTATACCAttttcaaagtatttttaaaattatttcttctCACAAATGTAGAGATGTGAAATTAGACATACACGTAAATGTTTTTCCTTTAAGTGATAGTAAAACAGAAAAAGATGCAGTTAATACTTGTGAGTATTCATATCCACTCATCAGCGGTAACTTGAATACACAGGTTAATCCAAAAATTGTGTACGGTGATTCAGTGCCTCATGAACATAACATTATACCATTGCTCGATGGAGCTGTTAGTCAagctaaatatattattaatagagAAATATCCACAGGAAGTTCTGGGAATAACATCCCCAGAGACAATACAGCTAATAATCATATCGccaaaaattctgaaatagCTCAAGAAATAAGTGAAATCAAAACGATGATCAAATCTTTAACAAGTACTACGGAAAAGCTTGTTAAAGAACATCTAACTAAAAAAAGTACAACTAAAAATATTCCTATCAGTCATTATGCTAACACGAATGATGTGAACAATTTAGCTAAACCATCTGTAGGTGTACAATTTTCAAACAGGTTTGTAAAAGATGATGTAATCGGTTCCGGAATAAAACTGAAAAAAGACCCCAAAAAGAAACACAGAGAATATAATCCCCGTCTTATTAAAAGAAGTACTTCATATAACATTATAGATAGCGAATCTATACTTAAAGTCACTGATATGACTTCCGCAGCTCAAGGTGAAACTAATGTCAGAAGTAGAGTAGATAAAGCTTTGACTTGTTCTTTgccaaaatcaaaatcattatTCGAAGTATCTTGTAGTAAATGTGATGAAAACTCATCAGTTATTAACTGCGATGAGATGATGAATCTACAAGAGTATGTTTACAATGTTTGTGAACGTAAAAATAAACCTCATACTCCAGATGGAGATACTTTGCAGTATGTAAAACCACCATGCAACGAAGGTAACACAAAAGTTGAACAACAACTAGAATGCACTCAAAACATAGAATCAGTAGAACGCAACGATGACGAGAAGCAAAGCTCAACTATTTTCATAGACATCGAaccaaaaacaaaaacacatG ATGAAGCTGGCAACACATTTCACAAAGACATTAACCAAGATAAAGCATTGGATATAGATGCTAGCGATGATACTTTAACTCGCATAAATAGTGAATCATCACAAAATGATAGTACTAGCACTAAGACCATACCCTCAGTTGTTGAAATTCCTATTAAAATATCTGCAAAAGAACCAACATCAGCACATACTTTAATACAAACTCAAAATGAGACTCCAGAGTTGTCTCAGACATCTAACGAAACAACTC ATCAAACTCTCACACCTTCATCTGAATTAATCAATCAAACAGAACCATGTAACATTTATTACCAACCAACTCGCAACAGAGAAGAAGTTAAGTCCACATTATTGGACACTATTATTAAC AACGAACTTATCGACGAATTAATGTCCAAAATTAAAGTTGAAGGGAATGCTGTTATTGTTGAGGAGTTTCCACTGAAATCATTAAagagtcgggtaaaaataacgAAAGTTAATGATTCTTTCGAGATCATCAAGTCTCCT ATTGACTAA
- the LOC117993799 gene encoding uncharacterized protein yields MLSELTVVFSVVLLVNGNGLLLLYRPKDITNECAFSRQLRFDISYGMGMSDTITLVFRTLNDIDYECVVEIVTSSNQYLVVVVRYPTTIAKNCGVNRDALTVLKKWKCTRLCDLLSGEVYTPYLTFTVQSRLRFLFKSNSSINSDINANFYQVTVTSARLAPLKGCNRRNETICTVDLMNFCFTTGVVCDGIENCGVDDWFDERKSECTLPVQKVMLWRPLWQ; encoded by the exons ATGCTATCAGAGCTTACAGTTGTATTTAGTGTAGTTTTGTTGGTAAATGGTAACGGTCTCTTACTTCTCTACCGACCGAAGGATATTACGAACGAATGTGCGTTTTCTAGACAACTACGGTTCGACATATCGTACGGTATGGGCATGTCTGATACTATCACTTTG GTGTTTCGCACCCTAAACGACATAGACTACGAATGCGTAGTCGAAATAGTGACGTCATCCAACCAGTACCTTGTCGTAGTGGTACGGTACCCCACCACCATCGCCAAGAACTGTGGAGTGAACCGAGACGCCTTGACTGTACTGAAGAAATGGAAATGTACCAGATTATGTGATTTGCTCTCCGGAGAGGTGTATACACCGTATTTGACGTTTACCGTCCAAAGCCGGCTGAGATTCTTGTTTAAAAGCAACAGCAGCATCAATTCTGATATAAAT GCAAACTTCTATCAAGTAACAGTAACTTCGGCACGGCTGGCACCACTCAAAGGATGTAACAGAAGAAACGAAACCATTTGTACCGTGGATCTGATGAATTTCTGCTTCACCACTGGTGTGGTGTGCGATGGTATCGAGAACTGTGGGGTTGATGATTG GTTTGATGAAAGAAAATCTGAATGCACGTTGCCAGTGCAAAAGGTTATGCTATGGCGCCCATTGTGGCAGTAA
- the LOC117993962 gene encoding thioredoxin domain-containing protein 3 homolog produces the protein MARKGQVTIQETVKTNEEFEEALTSYYNVLICMEVYSEFCGYCLATSNAIRKGKLEIGQDRIYMVKAAADNIDVLSRFRNKSEPIFLFISKGKLVRAMFGANGLELCRIIEEELGLMKQETETGVERPKQEISELLPEEAAKIEQEYKMEEETREAQGRLRVLTIAARKKRICERLARSVRHLNFILYWPHCHQAHLDLYEKWDQISIQVAAKETYQMTEEAIKEALYMSDVEPNEACLYALMKGEALVVLFKIQESDTRDFVKLMRHTIYEEIPMPKEDLPPEKQLPPIPPFERYATISKTAREVRRERYEARMQKLREEREERERLQAEQARLAREAEEERQRQEKQRQEEERMARIQAGLPAEPEPETVEEAVEGEEALEGEQAETEATTEVTETTDEPERLEEEQVEVEEEFHSDVSIEDEEYIPPGGLFVPGLYTPPNELAKANGLAFFFPKVVSRIAPIESEHLPAHVLVMFSVDKRYDVKEIMNQFPGEVINYGFFVGDDPTFAEHVAFTIKQYDKMTRYKKHKDRLALMVSRKRSLPLLQLAGLNPCYISLDRDAGERDCLTLFPVGYGDEYEEEESVEEEEVQEVFAEPEPELEVTVDEHVEEEEDEEEED, from the exons ATGGCTCGAAAAGGACAGGTTACGATACAAGAGACCGTGAAAACCAACGAGGAATTTGAGGAAGCTTTAACGAGCTACTATAACGTGCTAATAT GCATGGAAGTGTATTCAGAGTTCTGTGGATATTGTCTAGCAACCTCAAATGCAATCAGAAAGGGGAAACTGGAAATCGGTCAGGACCGTATCTATATGGTTAAG GCCGCAGCTGATAATATTGATGTATTATCCAGATTCAGAAACAAAAGTGAAccaatttttctatttatatcg AAAGGCAAACTAGTGCGTGCTATGTTCGGCGCAAACGGTCTGGAACTGTGTCGTATTATAGAAGAGGAGCTTGGGTTGATGAAACAAGAGACAGAGACGGGGGTTGAGCGACCCAAGCAGGAGATAAGCGAGTTATTGCCAGAAGAAGCC GCTAAAATAGAACAAGAGTATAAGATGGAAGAGGAAACAAGGGAAGCTCAAGGAAGACTTAGGGTGTTAACCATCGCAGCGCGGAAGAAGCGCATCTGCGAGCGCCTAGCGAGAAGCGTCAGACACTTGAACTTTATTCTCTACTGGCCGCATTGTCATCAGGCTCACTTGGATTTGTATGAAAAGTGGGATCAGATCA GTATCCAAGTGGCCGCCAAAGAGACCTACCAAATGACAGAGGAGGCAATCAAAGAAGCTCTCTATATGAGTGACGTGGAGCCGAATGAGGCTTGTCTCTACGCCCTCATGAAAGGGGAGGCGTTAGTTGTGCTGTTCAAGATTCAAGAGAGTGATACAAGGGACTTTGTCA AATTGATGCGTCACACTATATACGAAGAGATCCCAATGCCGAAGGAGGACCTACCGCCAGAGAAGCAGCTGCCTCCCATTCCACCGTTCGAGCGATATGCTACTATAAGCAAAACCGCTAGAGAAGTTCGCAGGGAGAGATATGAAGCCAGAATGCAGAAGTTG CGTGAAGAAAGAGAAGAAAGAGAGCGTTTACAAGCTGAACAGGCGCGCCTGGCAAGAGAAGCTGAAGAAGAGAGACAAAGGCAAGAGAAACAAAggcaagaagaagaaagaatgGCAAGAATTCAAGCTGGA TTGCCAGCTGAGCCAGAACCTGAAACTGTAGAAGAAGCAGTCGAAGGCGAAGAGGCGTTAGAAGGGGAACAAGCTGAAACAGAAGCCACAACGGAAGTAACCGAAACTACTGATGAG CCTGAAAGGTTAGAAGAAGAGCAAGTCGAGGTAGAGGAAGAGTTCCATTCGGACGTCTCCATAGAAGATGAGGAGTACATACCACCTGGGGGTCTCTTCGTGCCGGGATTGTACACACCGCCTAACGAATTGGCGAAAGCTAACGGATTGGCTTTCTTTTTTCCCAAG GTGGTGAGTCGGATAGCTCCAATAGAGTCTGAGCATTTACCGGCGCACGTACTAGTGATGTTCTCTGTCGACAAACGATACGATGTGAAGGAGATCATGAACCAGTTCCCCGGTGAAGTGATTAAC TATGGATTTTTTGTCGGAGACGACCCCACATTTGCTGAGCATGTTGCGTTCACCATAAAACAGTATGACAAGATGACGAGATACAAAAAGCA CAAGGACCGACTGGCCCTCATGGTATCCCGAAAACGGAGTCTCCCATTGCTCCAACTGGCTGGTCTAAACCCGTGCTATATCAGCCTGGACAGGGATGCTGGCGAGCGCGACTGCCTCACGCTGTTCCCCGTGGGCTACGGTGATGAGTACGAGGAGGAGGAGAGCGTTGAGGAGGAGGAAGTCCAG gaAGTCTTTGCTGAACCTGAACCGGAGCTTGAG GTCACAGTTGATGAACACGTAGAAGAAGAGGaagatgaagaagaagaagattag